A genome region from Sulfuriferula thiophila includes the following:
- a CDS encoding bifunctional diguanylate cyclase/phosphodiesterase, translating to MQHKAIHRYRIIPVAGAILIMVALFTGIVVFYVMQRHAEHLLSNSLQSSLQNREELAKSEIQRGIEKISTIATRPLLIEQLQHANHRQNITSVRATLARATQSFLSTGLSAVALYDKNGEELSRAGHFAQHYDLGVPLHTPSGQVQLLSAGKLLLHAEISIIDGGEVVGKVVAESPLPAFSLMFSSAKNLGKTGELALCASEGSNMQCFPTTLTSQPFVLAKRTPQGVPLPMTHALEGETGFIIAKDYRDHQVIAAYTPVDKLGLGLVLKMDSAELYAPIWQQLYALLPLLAGIIILALLALRLLFAPLVNRLIHSEQQAHKTSARLRDSEERSRALLDNVDEGIVSIGATGIIELFNPGSERIFGYHSAEVLGKNIAILMPEPFRSAHDTYIARYLTTGEAHVIGIGREVPAQRKNGEIFPIDLRVSEFSLAGHRQFIGIMRDITERKASEARITHLANHDGLTNLPNRNLVQDRIQQTIAWAQRAGSQFAVMFIDLDKFKFINDTLGHDTGDALLQTVAQRLIAALRTGDTVGRQGGDEFIVLLASLSVPEDAALVAKKILDSLAEPYLISGHELHTSASIGIAVYPQDGDNVDLLLKNSDTAMYHAKDAGRSNYQFFTHEMNAAAAERLMLENNLRQAIDRNELLLQYQPLVSLADGKIIATEALLRWHHPSLGLIPPSQFIPIAEDSGLIVPLGEWVFRQACQQLKQWHNQGFALPRMVVNLSPRQFRQPNLVQTFTDILDEMGVEPQHVGLEITEGVIMENPEDSIILLKQLQALGIELSLDDFGTGYSSLSYLKRFPIDKLKVDKSFVRDISTDPNDEAMVAAIIVMAHHLHIKVVAEGVETQPQLDFLREHDCDQYQGYYFSKALAPDELYTKFGAEALLA from the coding sequence ATGCAGCATAAAGCTATCCATCGATACCGGATCATTCCGGTTGCAGGTGCCATTCTAATCATGGTTGCCTTGTTCACTGGCATAGTGGTGTTTTATGTCATGCAGCGTCATGCCGAGCACTTGCTCAGCAACAGCTTGCAATCTTCCCTGCAAAACCGTGAAGAACTGGCAAAATCAGAAATACAGCGTGGCATTGAAAAAATCTCCACTATTGCGACCCGACCGCTGCTGATCGAGCAACTACAGCATGCCAACCATCGGCAAAATATTACGTCTGTCCGTGCTACGTTGGCTCGCGCGACGCAATCATTCTTGTCCACCGGTCTGAGCGCTGTCGCGCTGTACGATAAAAATGGCGAAGAACTGAGCCGTGCCGGGCACTTCGCCCAACACTATGATTTGGGCGTTCCCTTGCATACACCTAGCGGCCAAGTGCAGTTGCTATCTGCCGGCAAACTCTTGCTACACGCTGAAATCAGCATCATCGATGGCGGAGAAGTGGTAGGCAAAGTGGTCGCCGAAAGCCCTCTGCCCGCCTTCAGCCTTATGTTCAGCAGCGCCAAAAACCTTGGTAAAACCGGGGAATTGGCGTTATGTGCATCGGAGGGCAGCAACATGCAGTGCTTTCCTACCACGCTTACATCACAACCGTTTGTACTCGCCAAACGGACACCACAAGGCGTACCGTTACCGATGACGCATGCGCTGGAAGGAGAAACGGGTTTCATTATCGCCAAGGATTACCGTGACCATCAAGTCATCGCTGCGTACACGCCCGTCGACAAACTTGGTCTCGGCCTGGTGTTAAAAATGGACAGCGCCGAGTTATATGCTCCCATCTGGCAGCAACTCTACGCCCTGTTACCGTTGCTGGCAGGCATCATCATTTTGGCCTTGCTCGCACTGCGCTTGCTATTTGCGCCGCTGGTCAACCGGTTGATCCATTCCGAACAACAGGCGCACAAAACCAGTGCCCGCCTGCGCGATAGCGAAGAACGCAGCCGTGCATTATTGGACAACGTTGACGAAGGCATCGTCAGTATCGGCGCCACCGGCATTATCGAACTCTTCAATCCGGGCTCTGAACGTATATTTGGCTACCATAGCGCAGAAGTGCTTGGCAAAAACATAGCCATACTCATGCCGGAACCTTTCCGCAGTGCGCACGATACCTATATCGCACGTTATCTGACTACGGGCGAAGCGCACGTCATTGGTATCGGACGTGAAGTGCCTGCACAGCGCAAAAATGGCGAGATTTTTCCCATCGATCTGCGTGTGTCGGAATTTTCCCTCGCTGGCCATCGCCAGTTCATCGGCATCATGCGTGACATCACCGAGCGTAAAGCCAGCGAAGCCCGTATCACCCACCTGGCCAATCATGACGGCCTGACCAACTTGCCTAACCGCAATCTGGTACAGGACCGTATTCAACAGACCATCGCCTGGGCGCAACGCGCTGGCTCGCAATTCGCCGTAATGTTCATCGACCTCGACAAATTCAAGTTCATTAACGACACGCTCGGCCACGACACTGGGGATGCATTACTGCAAACCGTCGCGCAGCGACTCATTGCCGCGTTACGCACCGGCGATACCGTGGGTCGCCAGGGGGGTGATGAATTCATCGTATTGCTCGCCAGCCTGAGCGTCCCGGAAGATGCCGCGCTGGTTGCGAAAAAGATACTCGACAGCCTGGCCGAACCTTACCTGATTAGCGGACACGAGCTGCATACCAGTGCCAGCATCGGCATTGCCGTCTATCCGCAAGATGGCGACAATGTCGACCTGCTGCTCAAAAACAGCGATACCGCCATGTATCACGCCAAAGATGCCGGCCGCAGCAATTATCAGTTTTTTACCCATGAGATGAACGCCGCTGCAGCGGAACGACTCATGCTGGAAAATAACCTGCGCCAGGCCATCGATCGCAATGAGCTGTTACTGCAGTACCAACCCTTGGTCAGCCTCGCCGACGGCAAAATTATTGCCACGGAAGCATTATTACGCTGGCATCATCCCAGCCTGGGCCTGATCCCACCCAGCCAGTTTATCCCGATCGCTGAAGACTCGGGATTAATCGTACCGCTGGGAGAGTGGGTATTCAGACAAGCCTGCCAGCAGCTCAAACAATGGCACAATCAGGGCTTTGCTTTGCCGCGCATGGTGGTCAATCTCTCACCGCGGCAGTTTCGCCAGCCCAATCTGGTACAAACCTTTACCGACATTCTTGATGAGATGGGGGTTGAACCCCAGCATGTAGGCCTGGAAATCACCGAGGGTGTCATCATGGAAAATCCTGAAGATTCGATCATCCTGCTCAAGCAACTGCAAGCACTGGGCATAGAACTATCGCTGGATGACTTTGGCACTGGCTACTCCAGCCTGAGTTATCTCAAACGTTTCCCTATCGACAAACTCAAAGTCGACAAGTCTTTTGTCCGTGATATTTCGACCGATCCAAACGATGAAGCCATGGTCGCCGCCATTATTGTCATGGCCCATCATCTGCATATCAAAGTCGTCGCAGAAGGCGTGGAAACCCAGCCGCAACTTGATTTCCTGCGCGAGCATGATTGCGACCAATATCAGGGTTACTACTTCAGCAAGGCACTCGCACCCGATGAGTTGTATACCAAATTCGGTGCTGAAGCGTTACTTGCATAA
- a CDS encoding TolC family protein, with product MKIRLAASVWLVLLAPATVLASNNDAVTAPVLLTLPQAQALLLTHSRDLLVAQRGVASAKASQLSAAARPNPQLSINTVNINPHSVGAGSPYEKRMDTVLRIDQLIERGDKRDLRIKTAQQLELASEADLADITRQQRIALYNAYYDVAYAQEKIKLTADAAELATTAQKKAELRLSAGDIAAAEVARIRVDTLRAQNDAEQAVADAANARIALAYLLGLDNQAAQIQVEADWPATSDINTAADFDSLIARRADVQAAQARVDAARQFKELIRAQRTRDISVGAQVEHYPGATENTVGLGISFPLFLGNNFEGDIRNAEITLSSAEDNLERVRALALSELNRTRAALLNSQARLLRYQTSLLPAAHKAMNAAEFGFANGAISAVELLDARRTWRAIQLEALSAQSDYARSVAIWRTNTKIAQE from the coding sequence TTGAAAATTCGTTTAGCAGCATCAGTCTGGCTAGTTTTACTCGCACCCGCTACGGTTCTGGCATCGAATAACGATGCCGTGACTGCACCTGTGCTACTGACCTTGCCGCAAGCGCAAGCCTTATTGCTGACCCACAGCCGGGACCTGCTGGTAGCGCAACGTGGTGTAGCGTCCGCCAAAGCATCGCAATTATCCGCCGCGGCACGCCCTAACCCGCAACTTTCTATCAATACGGTCAATATCAATCCACATAGCGTGGGCGCAGGCAGCCCTTATGAAAAACGCATGGATACGGTATTACGGATTGACCAACTGATCGAACGGGGTGACAAGCGTGATTTGCGCATAAAAACCGCGCAGCAACTGGAACTTGCCAGTGAAGCCGACCTGGCAGATATCACCCGTCAGCAGCGCATTGCGCTGTATAACGCCTACTATGACGTGGCTTACGCCCAGGAAAAAATCAAGCTGACCGCAGATGCCGCAGAACTGGCAACAACGGCACAGAAAAAAGCCGAACTGCGTCTCTCTGCTGGTGATATCGCCGCGGCAGAAGTGGCACGCATCCGGGTTGACACCCTCCGCGCCCAGAATGACGCAGAACAGGCCGTAGCGGATGCGGCCAATGCGCGTATTGCGCTAGCCTATTTGCTCGGCCTGGATAATCAGGCAGCGCAGATACAAGTCGAAGCAGACTGGCCCGCGACCAGTGACATCAACACCGCCGCTGATTTCGACAGCTTGATCGCACGCCGAGCCGATGTGCAGGCGGCGCAGGCACGTGTCGATGCCGCACGCCAATTCAAGGAACTGATACGAGCCCAGCGCACCCGGGATATTTCAGTTGGCGCACAAGTGGAACACTACCCGGGCGCAACCGAAAATACGGTAGGGTTAGGCATCAGCTTCCCGCTGTTCCTGGGCAATAACTTCGAAGGCGATATCCGCAACGCGGAAATCACGCTCAGCTCGGCTGAAGATAATCTCGAACGCGTACGCGCCCTGGCATTAAGCGAGCTGAATCGCACCCGCGCCGCCCTGCTGAATAGCCAGGCACGCTTGCTCCGCTATCAAACCAGTCTGCTGCCGGCTGCGCACAAGGCCATGAATGCCGCTGAATTCGGTTTTGCCAATGGCGCCATTTCTGCCGTTGAATTACTGGATGCCCGCCGTACCTGGCGCGCCATCCAGCTCGAAGCGCTTAGCGCACAATCCGATTACGCACGCTCAGTCGCCATCTGGCGTACCAACACTAAAATTGCTCAGGAATAA
- a CDS encoding efflux RND transporter periplasmic adaptor subunit: MKKSYLWLMLIAAGVVGGGAYYQYKSHSAAPAEYKVKAKADTDILQYAPGAPQLTAIHSEVVQRVPVPLADPLNGKVTYNENLTARIAAPISGRVLSIKAELGDSVRAGQTLLLMDAPDLGNAIADTEKATADVRLKQLALNRAHTLYQGEAMARKDLEAAESDYAASNAEARRAALRLKNLMPNGMSNTNEGYALRSPIAGVVAQRQVNPGEEIRPDLADPLFTITNPDQVWVSVDLPENLIAKARIGRPVSIAVDAYPDKQFNGRIEKIAPALDPVTRRITVRCSVDNAEQLLKPEMYARVTLIADISRTAFRIPNTALVTDGLYSYVFIEHAPGVLQKRKVVLSAQDRDFSYTVDGLKANDRIVTAGALLLNSELGAAK; this comes from the coding sequence ATGAAGAAGTCGTATTTATGGCTCATGCTCATCGCCGCCGGCGTGGTTGGAGGAGGCGCTTACTATCAGTACAAATCGCACTCTGCCGCTCCTGCTGAATATAAAGTCAAAGCCAAAGCCGATACAGACATCTTGCAATATGCCCCCGGCGCACCTCAGCTTACGGCCATACACAGCGAAGTCGTGCAGCGTGTGCCCGTGCCGCTGGCCGACCCGCTGAACGGCAAGGTCACCTATAACGAAAACCTGACGGCACGTATTGCCGCCCCGATCAGCGGACGTGTACTGTCGATTAAAGCCGAACTCGGTGATAGTGTCCGCGCCGGGCAAACCCTGTTATTGATGGATGCGCCCGATCTGGGCAATGCCATTGCCGACACAGAAAAAGCCACTGCCGACGTCAGACTCAAGCAGCTAGCCCTGAACCGCGCACATACCCTGTATCAAGGCGAGGCCATGGCACGCAAAGATCTGGAGGCCGCTGAGTCTGATTATGCCGCGTCCAATGCCGAGGCCCGTCGCGCTGCGTTACGCCTCAAGAACCTGATGCCCAACGGCATGAGCAATACCAATGAAGGTTACGCATTACGCAGCCCGATAGCCGGTGTGGTAGCCCAGCGCCAGGTTAACCCCGGCGAAGAAATCCGCCCGGATCTGGCCGACCCGTTATTCACGATTACCAACCCGGATCAAGTCTGGGTAAGCGTGGATCTGCCAGAGAACCTGATTGCCAAAGCACGCATAGGCCGCCCGGTTAGTATCGCGGTCGATGCCTATCCCGACAAGCAATTCAATGGTCGCATCGAAAAAATAGCACCGGCACTTGATCCGGTTACCCGCCGCATTACTGTGCGCTGTTCAGTCGATAACGCGGAACAACTGCTCAAACCGGAAATGTATGCACGGGTGACCCTGATCGCAGATATCAGCCGCACGGCTTTCCGCATCCCCAATACCGCGCTGGTAACGGATGGTTTATACAGCTATGTATTCATCGAGCATGCGCCGGGCGTATTACAGAAGCGCAAGGTAGTGCTCAGCGCTCAAGATCGTGATTTCAGTTATACCGTTGATGGCCTGAAAGCAAATGATCGTATCGTCACTGCCGGAGCCTTGTTGCTTAATTCCGAACTTGGCGCAGCCAAATAA
- the topA gene encoding type I DNA topoisomerase, translating into MSVLVIVESPSKAKTLKKYLGADYEILASYGHVRDLVPKTGAVDTDHDFAMKYQLIERNERHVDAILRAAKKADRILLATDPDREGEAIAWHLSEILLEKKITPKKPIARIEFHEITQSAIQHAVDNPREIAMPLVDAQQARRALDYLVGFNLSPLLWRKISPGLSAGRVQSPALRLIVERELEIEKFVAREYWSIHLDSHKASQTFSARLVQFAGEKMEQFSVPTGEAQQSILDQLAAHNSGTVTRVEKKRKSRNAAAPFTTSTLQQEAVRKLGMTTDRAMRTAQQLYEGIDTGSGAVGLITYMRTDSVNLAREAIEDVRNYIQNNFEPDYLPAAPVYFRNKSKNAQEAHEAIRPTAITRTPDSVRKFLTIDQARLYEMIWKRTLACQMNPAQFDTVSLDIAVGGPANLFRATGQTLVFPGFIAVYQENQDDAAEEDDAKLPILAEGETIPVDKLFGEQHFTQPPPRYTEASLVKTLEEYGIGRPSTYASIISTLQDREYVILDKKRFMPTPTGRLVNCFLTTHFTHYVDYDFTAKLEDKLDDVSNGELKYLPLLHEFWDGFSGTLTAKADVERGCPIDDEVCPKCGGKLFLQASKRGLFIGCSAYPVCDYTRPLHGGNEDGPVVLGSDPATGEDILLLNGRYGWYVQVGATPEDKKIKPRRASWPKTLPTETADLPTALRLLSLPREVGTHPDTNLPIVANIGRFGPYLQHDGKFKSVPKEDDVYTINLPRALEVLLMERAPRGGAPAGKPLGNHPEDGKPVTLNEGRYGWYVKHGAVNATIPKDMEPESVTLELALPLIAERASKGKPIRKKAAAKPKAKPATPAKKATAAKKPAAAKKAPAKKAAVTKPVKKTTKAKAEA; encoded by the coding sequence ATGTCTGTACTTGTTATTGTAGAATCGCCCTCCAAGGCAAAAACCCTGAAAAAATACCTGGGCGCGGATTACGAAATCCTCGCCAGCTACGGCCACGTGCGTGATCTGGTCCCCAAAACCGGCGCCGTCGATACCGACCATGATTTTGCGATGAAATATCAACTGATCGAGCGCAACGAGCGCCACGTTGATGCCATCCTGCGTGCGGCAAAAAAAGCCGACCGCATCCTGCTCGCAACTGACCCGGATAGAGAAGGTGAAGCCATTGCCTGGCATTTATCGGAGATTTTGCTGGAAAAGAAGATAACCCCGAAAAAACCCATCGCCCGTATCGAGTTTCACGAGATCACCCAGAGTGCGATTCAGCACGCCGTAGACAACCCGCGTGAAATCGCGATGCCGCTGGTCGATGCGCAACAGGCACGACGTGCGCTCGACTACCTGGTCGGCTTCAATTTATCTCCGCTATTGTGGCGCAAAATCAGCCCCGGCTTGTCTGCAGGCCGCGTGCAAAGCCCTGCTTTACGTTTGATCGTCGAACGCGAACTGGAAATCGAGAAGTTCGTTGCCCGTGAATACTGGAGCATCCATCTCGACAGCCATAAAGCCAGCCAGACATTCTCTGCGCGTCTGGTTCAGTTTGCTGGCGAAAAAATGGAGCAATTCAGCGTCCCTACCGGCGAGGCGCAACAAAGCATACTCGACCAGTTAGCCGCACATAACAGCGGCACCGTTACGCGTGTAGAAAAGAAACGAAAATCACGCAACGCCGCAGCGCCGTTTACTACTTCAACCCTGCAACAGGAAGCCGTACGTAAACTGGGCATGACCACTGATCGCGCCATGCGTACTGCCCAGCAACTGTATGAAGGTATTGATACCGGCAGCGGTGCTGTCGGTTTGATCACCTATATGCGTACTGACTCGGTCAACCTGGCACGTGAAGCAATAGAGGACGTACGCAACTACATCCAGAATAATTTCGAACCGGACTATCTGCCCGCAGCACCTGTTTATTTCCGCAATAAATCGAAGAACGCGCAGGAAGCACACGAAGCCATCCGGCCTACGGCGATCACGCGCACACCGGACTCCGTACGCAAATTCCTCACCATCGATCAGGCACGCCTGTACGAAATGATCTGGAAACGCACGCTGGCATGCCAGATGAATCCTGCGCAATTCGATACCGTCAGTCTGGACATTGCTGTTGGCGGGCCGGCCAATCTGTTCCGCGCCACCGGCCAGACGCTGGTGTTCCCCGGCTTTATTGCCGTGTACCAGGAAAATCAGGACGATGCCGCCGAGGAAGACGATGCCAAGTTGCCTATCCTGGCCGAAGGCGAAACTATCCCGGTCGATAAATTATTTGGCGAACAGCATTTCACCCAGCCACCGCCGCGCTATACCGAGGCCAGCCTGGTTAAAACGCTGGAAGAGTACGGCATTGGCCGTCCATCCACCTACGCCAGCATCATCTCTACGCTGCAAGACCGCGAATACGTGATACTGGATAAAAAACGCTTTATGCCGACCCCGACCGGGCGGCTGGTCAATTGCTTCCTGACCACGCATTTCACGCATTACGTCGATTACGACTTCACCGCCAAGCTCGAAGACAAGCTGGATGACGTCTCTAACGGTGAGCTCAAATATCTGCCCTTGCTGCACGAATTCTGGGACGGCTTCTCCGGCACCCTGACCGCCAAGGCTGATGTGGAGCGCGGCTGTCCAATCGATGATGAAGTCTGCCCCAAGTGTGGCGGCAAACTGTTCCTGCAAGCCAGCAAACGCGGCCTGTTTATCGGCTGCTCCGCGTACCCGGTGTGCGACTACACCCGGCCACTGCATGGCGGTAACGAAGATGGCCCGGTGGTGCTGGGTAGCGACCCTGCCACGGGTGAAGATATCCTGTTGCTGAATGGACGCTACGGCTGGTATGTACAAGTCGGCGCAACGCCTGAAGACAAAAAAATCAAACCGCGACGTGCGTCATGGCCAAAAACGCTGCCTACCGAGACCGCCGATTTGCCAACCGCGTTAAGACTGCTGTCTTTGCCAAGAGAAGTGGGCACTCACCCGGACACCAATCTGCCCATCGTTGCCAATATTGGTCGTTTTGGTCCATATCTGCAGCACGACGGTAAATTCAAATCCGTGCCTAAAGAAGATGATGTTTACACCATCAACTTGCCACGCGCGCTGGAAGTGCTGTTAATGGAACGAGCTCCTCGTGGAGGCGCGCCTGCCGGCAAACCACTGGGCAACCACCCCGAGGACGGCAAACCGGTTACCTTGAATGAAGGCCGCTACGGCTGGTATGTCAAACACGGAGCCGTCAACGCGACCATTCCCAAAGATATGGAGCCTGAATCCGTAACGCTTGAGCTGGCCTTACCGCTCATCGCGGAGCGCGCCAGCAAAGGCAAACCGATACGCAAAAAGGCAGCGGCAAAACCTAAAGCGAAACCAGCCACTCCCGCAAAGAAAGCCACTGCGGCAAAAAAACCCGCGGCCGCCAAAAAAGCTCCAGCCAAGAAAGCCGCCGTAACAAAACCCGTCAAGAAGACCACCAAAGCCAAAGCTGAGGCTTAA
- a CDS encoding DUF494 family protein produces MFEILIFLFENYPQIELAPDRDALTVKLHAAGFNGLEIDQALDWFSDLGTLNSAQYPASLADHHAIRVYAAHELERFDAESRGFLLFLEHAGLLNPLQREWIIDRVLALDEDDVSLEKIKWIALMVLWSQNPNQDYLLLEDMLFNDGTGLSIH; encoded by the coding sequence ATGTTTGAAATACTGATTTTTCTATTTGAAAACTACCCACAGATCGAGCTGGCTCCTGATCGGGATGCGCTTACGGTCAAGCTGCACGCGGCCGGATTTAACGGCCTGGAAATTGATCAGGCGCTGGACTGGTTTTCTGATCTGGGCACGCTGAATTCTGCCCAATACCCGGCCAGTTTGGCCGATCATCATGCGATCCGGGTTTATGCCGCACACGAACTGGAACGCTTTGACGCAGAGAGCCGTGGCTTTCTGCTGTTTCTGGAACACGCTGGTCTGCTCAATCCATTACAGCGCGAATGGATTATCGACCGCGTTCTGGCGCTGGATGAAGACGATGTCAGCCTGGAAAAAATCAAATGGATCGCCCTCATGGTGCTGTGGAGTCAAAACCCCAACCAGGATTATTTATTATTAGAAGACATGCTGTTTAATGACGGCACCGGTCTCTCCATTCACTAA
- the dprA gene encoding DNA-processing protein DprA has translation MYVIHNTPLHPDERNAWLGLALTSGLSGKSYRALLTALGGPEQIYAATVSTLKLHVPVAVAQQISQGIDLSRITPTLDWLDNPDNHLITLADADYPQRLLEITDPPPLLYVKGHRELLNQPGLAIVGSRNTTPQGALNAENFAHSLANAGLTIVSGLALGVDTAAHNGALKGMASTIAVVGTGLDIIYPARNKALAHRIVEQGAIISEFPLSTPSIASNFPRRNRIISGMSLGCLVVEAALQSGSLITARLASEQGREVFAIPGSIHSPVARGCHHLIKQGAKLVESAQDILDELRWQTPATGQQAATAEDDALLTAMGFDPLHLDTLIARSGLTAETLSAMLLERELMGQVATLPGGLYQRIV, from the coding sequence TTGTACGTAATCCATAACACACCATTGCATCCTGATGAACGTAACGCCTGGCTCGGGCTTGCTCTCACGTCCGGGCTGAGCGGCAAGTCCTACCGTGCATTGCTCACGGCACTGGGCGGACCGGAACAGATTTACGCTGCTACGGTCAGTACGCTCAAGCTGCATGTTCCCGTTGCGGTTGCACAGCAGATCAGCCAAGGCATAGACCTGAGCCGTATTACCCCCACCCTGGATTGGCTGGACAACCCCGACAATCATCTTATTACCCTGGCCGATGCAGATTACCCGCAACGCCTGCTTGAAATCACCGATCCGCCACCTCTGCTGTATGTCAAAGGCCATCGCGAATTATTAAATCAGCCTGGCCTGGCCATCGTCGGCAGTCGCAATACCACCCCGCAAGGAGCATTGAATGCGGAAAATTTTGCGCACAGTCTGGCAAATGCCGGGCTCACTATTGTCAGTGGGCTGGCATTAGGTGTGGATACGGCAGCACATAATGGCGCGCTAAAAGGTATGGCCAGCACCATCGCCGTGGTTGGTACCGGGCTGGATATTATTTACCCGGCGCGCAACAAAGCGCTGGCGCACCGGATTGTCGAGCAGGGCGCGATCATTTCCGAATTTCCGCTGAGCACGCCGTCGATTGCCAGCAACTTCCCGCGTCGCAACCGTATTATCAGCGGCATGAGTCTGGGCTGTCTGGTTGTCGAAGCTGCACTGCAAAGCGGCTCACTGATTACCGCACGCTTAGCCTCGGAACAGGGCAGGGAAGTATTTGCCATACCCGGCTCCATCCACTCTCCGGTAGCCCGCGGTTGCCACCATTTGATCAAGCAGGGCGCAAAACTGGTGGAATCTGCCCAGGACATACTGGATGAATTGCGCTGGCAGACACCCGCCACAGGACAACAAGCCGCAACCGCAGAAGATGACGCGCTATTAACGGCGATGGGCTTTGACCCTCTGCATCTGGACACCCTAATCGCACGCAGCGGGTTGACGGCAGAAACGCTTTCCGCCATGCTGTTGGAAAGAGAGTTAATGGGGCAAGTAGCAACTTTGCCCGGCGGCCTATACCAACGTATTGTTTAG